A window of the Gammaproteobacteria bacterium genome harbors these coding sequences:
- a CDS encoding transposase, with protein sequence MCKEYNMTQHTLPMETSVLIPTNNISRHVNDIVETIPDTEFDEFSHHRGLI encoded by the coding sequence ATGTGTAAAGAATATAACATGACTCAACATACTCTACCAATGGAAACTTCAGTTCTTATCCCTACAAATAATATTTCACGACATGTAAATGATATTGTAGAAACAATTCCCGATACTGAATTCGATGAATTCAGTCATCATCGTGGCTTAATATAA